In Clostridium sp. DL-VIII, the following proteins share a genomic window:
- a CDS encoding S8 family peptidase, which translates to MPYSKNCNLYYTDSPNYLVEYRGNFKEEIDKVSYACGDIITNTIGIVSTSPENIDRLKKDVPAIMYIDFRRRFVLQDISPSSVDNINAIKINPYLNLDGRGVLIGMVDTGIDYLNEEFIREDDTSRIVSIWDQSIQDTTDKSVYVGRTFSNEEINNAIKAYRNKQDPYAIVPSKDDNGHGTQIAGIIGAKGFNSGLQGIATGCDFVIVKLLESSNFVNELKANGVPYTPVYNTSEVLAAVEYLKNYALTSNRPMVLYLGVGTTDGNHDGNNLISRHLASVASNIGITIVAGVGNEGASDGHASGNIQQVGNIASVELRIPREMKVFSLSILVLKPNTASLNVISPNGEASNFIKAKSSGIDNINFVFFRTQMTVGYFNPEQFTGHEVITVSFKDIKAGIWTFQLRGEYITDGRYHIWLPPQKTLPENTRFLQSDPFTTLTIPATADSVITVAYHGNDNALVAASGKGYNVNVNINPDIATLGVNILTTKPNGGTTTVSGSSAATGIIAGACALILQWGVVNGNDKTMFSTKVLSYLILGADRSNPSYRYPNREIGYGFFDLLGTFNIISRSFRIDINPDIDDNSIEYFVKKLFIRIPKFKVE; encoded by the coding sequence GTGCCTTATTCAAAAAATTGTAATTTATATTACACAGATTCGCCTAATTATTTAGTTGAATATAGAGGGAATTTTAAAGAAGAGATAGATAAGGTATCATATGCTTGCGGAGATATAATAACCAATACTATTGGAATTGTATCGACATCTCCTGAGAATATAGATAGATTGAAAAAAGATGTACCAGCAATTATGTATATTGACTTTAGACGTAGGTTTGTACTTCAAGACATTTCTCCATCCAGTGTAGATAATATAAATGCTATTAAAATCAATCCTTATTTAAATTTAGATGGTAGAGGCGTACTTATAGGTATGGTTGATACAGGAATAGATTACTTAAATGAAGAATTTATTAGGGAAGATGATACGTCGAGAATAGTAAGCATATGGGATCAATCAATTCAGGATACAACTGATAAATCTGTATATGTTGGCAGGACGTTTTCTAATGAAGAAATTAATAATGCAATTAAAGCTTATAGAAATAAACAAGATCCTTATGCTATCGTCCCTTCAAAAGATGATAATGGACACGGAACCCAAATTGCAGGAATAATAGGTGCAAAAGGCTTTAATAGTGGACTTCAAGGAATTGCAACAGGTTGTGATTTTGTAATTGTTAAACTTTTAGAATCTTCTAATTTTGTAAATGAATTAAAAGCTAATGGTGTTCCGTATACCCCTGTCTATAATACATCAGAAGTTTTGGCAGCTGTGGAGTATTTGAAAAATTATGCATTAACATCCAACAGACCAATGGTATTATATTTAGGAGTTGGAACTACAGACGGGAATCATGATGGTAACAATTTAATTTCAAGGCATCTGGCATCTGTGGCTAGCAATATAGGAATAACCATAGTTGCTGGTGTTGGAAATGAGGGCGCTTCAGATGGACACGCATCTGGGAATATTCAGCAAGTAGGAAACATAGCTTCAGTGGAGCTTAGAATACCAAGAGAAATGAAAGTTTTTTCTCTGAGTATATTAGTATTAAAACCTAATACAGCATCTTTAAATGTGATTTCACCTAATGGCGAAGCATCAAATTTTATTAAGGCAAAGTCAAGTGGTATAGATAATATTAATTTTGTATTCTTCAGGACTCAGATGACAGTAGGGTATTTTAATCCAGAGCAATTTACAGGGCATGAAGTTATTACTGTTAGTTTTAAAGATATTAAAGCGGGAATTTGGACATTTCAATTAAGAGGTGAATATATAACTGATGGAAGATATCATATATGGCTTCCTCCTCAAAAAACTTTACCAGAAAACACAAGATTTCTTCAGTCTGATCCATTTACCACACTGACAATCCCAGCAACTGCAGATAGCGTAATTACAGTGGCCTATCATGGAAATGATAATGCTTTAGTTGCTGCGTCTGGAAAAGGATACAATGTAAATGTTAATATTAATCCGGACATAGCAACCTTAGGGGTAAATATTTTAACAACAAAACCTAATGGAGGAACTACAACGGTTTCTGGGAGTTCAGCAGCTACAGGAATAATAGCTGGAGCTTGTGCACTCATTTTACAATGGGGAGTTGTTAATGGAAATGATAAGACTATGTTTTCTACAAAAGTTTTATCTTATCTTATACTTGGTGCTGATAGAAGCAATCCTAGTTATAGATATCCTAATAGAGAAATAGGTTATGGATTTTTTGATTTATTAGGTACGTTTAATATTATAAGCAGAAGCTTTAGAATAGATATCAATCCAGATATTGATGATAATTCTATAGAATATTTTGTTAAGAAGTTATTTATAAGAATTCCTAAATTTAAGGTGGAGTGA
- the nifJ gene encoding pyruvate:ferredoxin (flavodoxin) oxidoreductase produces the protein MRKMKTMDGNTAAAYISYAFAEAAVIFPITPSSPMSEHADEWAAQGKKNIFGEPVKVIEMQSEAGAAGALHGSLQAGAITTTYTSSQGLLLMIPNMYKIAGELLPCVINVAARAIATSSLSIFGDHQDVMAARQTGFAMLSEGSVQEVMDLSGVSYLTSLKARMPFMNFFDGFRTSHEIQKIEVIEYDELAKLVDYKAVDEFRKRALNPDHPVTRGTAQNPDIYFQTREAVNQYYDDIPEVVEHYMNQITKLTGRTYHCFDYYGDPDADRIIISMGSVNDVVEETVDFLNSNKQKVGLVKVRLYRPFSMERLLKAIPKTVRKIAVLDRTKEPGSIGEPLYLDVVRSFFGKENAPIIVGGRFGLGSKDPTPAHIAAVFDNLILDEPKNNFTIGIIDDVTNTSLRPLEDIDATPDGITSCKFWGLGSDGTVGANKSAIKIIGDHTDMYAQGYFDYDSRKSGGITVSHLRFGDKPIKSRYLIDRPDFIACHNQSYVYKYHVIRGLKKNGKFILNTIWTPDELDEKLPAVLKRYICENNIDFYTINAVKIAQDVGLGGRINMIMQAAFFKIANIIPVEDAVKYLKEAVVTSYGKKGEKIVNMNHAAIDEGIKGIIKIKVPFDWGTIPDEKLEHDEDFPEFIKEITRPMNRLEGDSMPVSTFIRAGMHDGTFMHGTTAYEKRGIAVNVPEWIPENCIQCTQCSFVCPHATIRSFLLNEEEKNKAPESLKILDAKGIKGEGNSYFVIGVTPLDCTGCGNCAQVCPAPDKALVMKSQDSQHEQIEVWNYLVEEVHTKNPLNKYTLKGSQFERPLLEYNGACAGCGETPYARLVTQLFGDRMMIANATGCSSIWAAGAPAIAYTINQEGHGPAWANSLFEDNAEFGYGMYLGVKTIRERIANNVKHALEGDMSEKVKGVLKEWLDNKDVGDGTRDRAKRLIEVLENENGEAAKEILKDKEYFIKRSQWIFGGDGWAYDIGYGGLDHVLASNENVNVLVFDTEIYSNTGGQSSKSTPTAAIAKFAASGKRTKKKDLGRMAMTYGYVYVAQISMGADKNQTIKALTEAEAYDGPSLIIAYSTCISHGIKVGMSNSQAEEKKAVECGYWHLYRYNPLLKDSGNPFILDSKDPKGDFKDFLMGEVRYASLAKAFPEEAEKLFDKAEGEAKERLEIYKSLAHE, from the coding sequence ATGAGAAAAATGAAGACTATGGATGGTAATACAGCTGCGGCATATATATCTTATGCTTTTGCAGAAGCAGCGGTGATTTTTCCAATAACGCCATCATCACCAATGTCAGAACATGCAGATGAATGGGCAGCACAAGGTAAAAAAAATATTTTTGGAGAGCCAGTGAAGGTTATTGAAATGCAGTCAGAAGCAGGTGCTGCAGGTGCGCTGCATGGATCACTTCAAGCAGGAGCAATAACAACTACATATACATCATCACAAGGATTACTGCTTATGATTCCTAATATGTATAAAATAGCTGGAGAATTACTTCCATGTGTAATAAATGTGGCAGCAAGAGCAATTGCTACATCATCTTTAAGCATATTTGGAGATCATCAGGATGTTATGGCTGCAAGGCAAACAGGTTTTGCAATGCTTTCAGAAGGTTCTGTTCAGGAAGTAATGGATTTAAGCGGAGTTTCATATTTAACATCTTTAAAAGCAAGAATGCCGTTTATGAATTTTTTTGATGGCTTTAGAACTTCACATGAAATACAAAAAATAGAGGTTATAGAATATGATGAACTTGCTAAGCTAGTAGATTATAAGGCTGTTGATGAATTTAGAAAGAGAGCTTTAAACCCTGATCATCCGGTTACAAGAGGAACGGCTCAAAATCCAGATATTTATTTCCAGACAAGGGAAGCTGTTAATCAATATTATGATGATATTCCGGAAGTTGTTGAACATTATATGAATCAAATAACTAAATTAACAGGCAGAACTTATCACTGCTTTGATTATTATGGTGACCCGGATGCTGATAGAATTATAATATCAATGGGGTCTGTAAATGATGTTGTAGAAGAAACTGTTGATTTTTTAAACTCTAACAAGCAAAAAGTAGGTTTGGTAAAGGTTAGACTTTATAGACCATTTTCTATGGAGAGACTTTTAAAAGCTATTCCTAAAACAGTAAGAAAAATTGCAGTTTTAGATAGAACAAAGGAACCAGGCTCAATTGGAGAGCCCTTATATTTAGATGTGGTAAGAAGTTTCTTTGGAAAGGAAAATGCTCCAATTATAGTAGGCGGAAGATTTGGTCTTGGATCAAAAGATCCAACTCCGGCTCATATAGCCGCAGTCTTTGATAATTTAATATTAGATGAGCCTAAGAATAATTTTACAATAGGAATAATTGATGATGTGACAAATACTTCTCTTAGACCACTTGAAGATATAGATGCTACTCCAGATGGAATTACCTCCTGCAAGTTCTGGGGATTAGGTTCAGATGGTACCGTTGGAGCAAATAAGAGTGCAATAAAAATTATTGGAGATCATACAGATATGTATGCTCAGGGGTATTTTGATTATGATTCAAGAAAATCTGGAGGAATAACAGTTTCGCATTTGAGGTTTGGTGATAAGCCAATTAAATCCCGTTATTTAATTGATAGACCTGATTTTATTGCATGCCATAATCAGTCCTATGTATATAAGTACCATGTAATTAGAGGTTTAAAGAAGAATGGAAAGTTTATATTAAATACAATATGGACACCAGATGAATTAGATGAAAAATTACCCGCAGTGTTAAAAAGATATATATGTGAAAATAACATAGATTTTTATACAATAAACGCTGTTAAAATTGCGCAAGATGTTGGACTTGGTGGAAGGATAAACATGATAATGCAGGCTGCTTTCTTTAAAATAGCCAATATAATACCTGTAGAGGATGCTGTTAAATATTTAAAAGAAGCTGTTGTCACTTCATATGGTAAAAAAGGTGAAAAGATCGTTAACATGAACCATGCAGCTATAGATGAAGGAATAAAGGGTATTATTAAAATAAAAGTTCCTTTTGACTGGGGAACTATTCCTGATGAAAAACTTGAGCATGATGAAGATTTCCCAGAGTTTATTAAAGAAATTACAAGGCCAATGAATAGACTAGAAGGAGATTCAATGCCAGTTTCAACCTTTATAAGAGCTGGAATGCATGATGGTACATTTATGCATGGAACAACGGCCTATGAAAAAAGAGGCATAGCCGTAAATGTTCCAGAATGGATACCAGAAAATTGTATACAATGTACTCAATGCTCCTTTGTATGTCCTCATGCTACAATAAGATCATTTTTATTAAATGAAGAAGAGAAAAATAAGGCACCTGAAAGTCTTAAAATATTAGACGCAAAAGGAATTAAAGGTGAAGGCAATTCATATTTTGTAATTGGAGTGACACCACTTGATTGTACTGGATGCGGTAATTGTGCGCAAGTTTGTCCAGCACCAGATAAAGCATTGGTTATGAAATCTCAGGATAGTCAACATGAGCAAATTGAAGTTTGGAATTACTTGGTTGAAGAAGTACATACTAAAAATCCATTAAATAAGTATACTCTTAAAGGAAGTCAATTTGAAAGACCATTACTTGAATATAATGGAGCTTGTGCAGGATGCGGAGAAACTCCATATGCAAGGCTTGTAACTCAATTGTTTGGAGACAGAATGATGATAGCAAACGCAACAGGCTGCTCTTCTATTTGGGCAGCAGGCGCACCGGCAATAGCATACACAATCAATCAAGAAGGTCACGGTCCTGCATGGGCTAACTCATTATTTGAAGATAACGCAGAGTTTGGTTATGGAATGTATTTAGGTGTTAAAACTATAAGAGAAAGAATAGCAAATAATGTTAAACATGCGCTTGAAGGCGACATGTCAGAGAAGGTTAAAGGTGTACTTAAAGAGTGGCTTGATAATAAAGATGTTGGAGATGGAACAAGAGATAGAGCAAAAAGGTTAATCGAGGTGCTTGAAAATGAAAATGGTGAAGCTGCTAAAGAAATTTTAAAGGATAAAGAGTATTTTATTAAGAGATCTCAATGGATATTTGGCGGTGATGGCTGGGCTTATGATATTGGATATGGCGGTCTTGATCACGTTCTTGCAAGTAATGAGAATGTTAATGTGCTAGTATTTGATACAGAAATTTATTCAAATACAGGAGGCCAATCTTCAAAATCAACACCTACAGCTGCTATTGCTAAATTTGCTGCATCAGGCAAGAGAACAAAGAAAAAGGATTTAGGGCGAATGGCAATGACTTATGGATACGTATATGTTGCCCAAATATCTATGGGAGCAGACAAGAATCAAACTATTAAAGCTTTAACAGAAGCTGAAGCTTATGATGGTCCATCACTTATAATTGCTTATTCAACATGTATAAGTCATGGTATAAAGGTAGGAATGTCTAATTCTCAAGCTGAGGAGAAAAAAGCAGTGGAATGTGGATATTGGCATTTGTATAGATATAATCCTTTATTAAAAGATTCAGGTAATCCATTTATATTAGATTCTAAAGATCCAAAGGGGGATTTTAAAGACTTCTTGATGGGAGAAGTAAGATATGCCTCCCTTGCTAAAGCATTTCCAGAAGAAGCAGAAAAATTATTTGATAAAGCTGAGGGAGAAGCAAAAGAAAGATTAGAAATTTATAAAAGTTTAGCACACGAATAA
- the sufU gene encoding Fe-S cluster assembly sulfur transfer protein SufU gives MDLDSIYTELIMEHSTSKHNKRNLENPDIKEKGHNPSCGDEITLELKLNDDIIEDLAFTGQGCAISQASTSIMIDLIKGKSIKEALELTETFIGMIKREIKDDEELYALEDAMAFKNISNMPARVKCAVLAWHTLKEALEK, from the coding sequence ATGGATTTAGATTCAATATATACAGAATTAATTATGGAACACAGCACATCTAAACACAATAAGAGAAATTTAGAAAATCCAGATATTAAAGAAAAGGGTCATAATCCAAGCTGTGGAGATGAAATAACCTTAGAGTTAAAATTAAATGACGATATAATTGAAGATTTAGCTTTTACAGGACAGGGATGTGCAATATCTCAGGCCTCAACTTCAATAATGATAGATTTAATAAAAGGTAAAAGTATAAAAGAAGCTTTAGAACTTACTGAAACCTTTATTGGTATGATTAAAAGAGAAATTAAAGATGATGAAGAATTATATGCTTTAGAAGATGCAATGGCTTTTAAGAATATATCAAATATGCCTGCAAGGGTTAAATGTGCAGTTTTAGCATGGCATACCTTAAAAGAAGCTTTAGAAAAATAA
- a CDS encoding cysteine desulfurase — MNNVNFLDDFPVLKAGEDGKRLVYLDSGATTQKPVQVLKAIENYYRTNNANPHRGAYKLSIDATKAYDDAREKVRNFIDAEFSKEIVFTKNATEGFNLLAASYGMENVNEGDEIVISILEHHSNLIPWQIVAKAKKAELKYMYINEDGEIPEEEIKNKITEKTKLVSITHVSNALGTINDVKKIIDYAHSKGAKVIVDGSQSVPHMKVSVRELDADFLVFSGHKLLSPMGIGVVYGKKELLENMPPYIVGGDMIEYVYEQSATFAELPSKFEGGTQNVEGAVGLGAAIDYLEKIGMNKIHEIEKELLIYAIGELSKLSYVKIYGPKNIDHMGGLISFEIEGVHPHDVASVFDTFGVAIRSGNHCAQPLMRYMGINATCRASFYFYNTKEDVDRLIEATKKTYEMFLKWR; from the coding sequence ATGAATAATGTGAATTTTTTAGATGATTTTCCTGTTTTGAAAGCAGGTGAAGATGGAAAAAGATTAGTTTATTTAGATAGCGGAGCGACAACTCAAAAGCCAGTGCAAGTCTTAAAAGCTATTGAAAATTATTACAGAACAAATAACGCTAATCCTCACAGAGGTGCCTATAAGCTTAGCATAGATGCAACTAAGGCTTATGATGATGCGAGAGAAAAGGTTAGAAACTTTATAGATGCTGAATTTTCAAAAGAAATTGTATTTACCAAAAACGCAACAGAAGGTTTTAATCTTCTTGCTGCATCTTATGGTATGGAAAATGTTAATGAAGGTGATGAAATTGTAATTTCAATTTTAGAACATCATTCAAACCTTATTCCATGGCAGATAGTAGCAAAAGCAAAAAAAGCCGAATTAAAATATATGTATATAAATGAAGACGGAGAAATTCCAGAAGAAGAAATAAAAAATAAAATAACAGAAAAGACTAAATTAGTCAGCATAACTCATGTTTCTAACGCTCTTGGTACAATAAACGATGTTAAGAAAATCATAGATTATGCTCATTCTAAAGGTGCTAAAGTAATAGTTGATGGCTCTCAAAGTGTGCCGCATATGAAAGTTAGTGTAAGAGAATTAGATGCGGACTTTTTAGTATTTTCTGGGCATAAACTTTTATCTCCAATGGGAATAGGTGTAGTATATGGTAAAAAAGAATTATTAGAAAATATGCCTCCTTATATAGTAGGTGGAGATATGATTGAATATGTTTATGAACAAAGTGCTACTTTTGCAGAATTACCTTCGAAATTTGAAGGAGGAACTCAAAATGTAGAAGGAGCTGTAGGTCTTGGAGCAGCTATTGATTACTTAGAAAAAATAGGCATGAATAAAATTCATGAAATAGAAAAAGAACTTTTAATATATGCTATCGGGGAATTATCAAAATTATCTTACGTAAAAATATATGGACCAAAGAATATAGATCATATGGGCGGACTAATTTCATTTGAAATAGAAGGTGTTCATCCTCATGATGTTGCTTCAGTTTTTGATACCTTTGGAGTTGCTATAAGATCAGGAAATCATTGTGCTCAGCCTTTGATGAGATATATGGGAATTAATGCAACCTGCAGAGCAAGTTTTTACTTTTATAATACTAAAGAAGATGTAGATAGATTAATTGAAGCAACTAAGAAGACATATGAAATGTTTTTAAAATGGAGGTAA
- the sufD gene encoding Fe-S cluster assembly protein SufD, translated as MKAIQLDNLNKTPVRTKKWLNINDISLGKLNINEIKKFDNVKITSSNDGVCIQKLENNKILPLYKEFIYGANEELIKQAKEEFNAGYLITIEKNANVSEPIIIEFNFDKANATLIDNLIVVGEENSKASIVIKYKSLDASKGYHNGICTIYSKKNSQVKLTKINLLNDNIVHIDSNASEGKEDGTVNFISVDLGGEYSIYNYHGDLLGEKSSSNIKAIYLGNGNKIIDINYVITHRGIGSKSNIDVKGALQGEAKKAFKGTIDFKQGAAKSVGAEDEYCMLLSKDARAKAMPILLCEEDDVSGEHSASSGKIDENKLFYLMSRGLSYDEAKIVIVRAAFNPIIDEIGDSNIIEEILDTVDRRLKNE; from the coding sequence ATGAAGGCTATACAATTAGATAATTTAAATAAGACTCCAGTAAGGACAAAAAAGTGGCTTAACATTAATGATATAAGCCTTGGGAAATTAAATATTAATGAAATTAAAAAATTTGATAATGTAAAAATAACAAGTTCAAATGATGGAGTATGTATTCAAAAATTAGAGAATAACAAGATACTTCCTTTATATAAAGAGTTTATATATGGCGCTAATGAAGAATTAATAAAACAAGCCAAAGAAGAATTCAATGCTGGATATTTAATAACTATAGAAAAGAATGCAAATGTTAGTGAGCCAATAATTATAGAATTTAATTTTGATAAAGCTAACGCAACATTAATTGATAATTTAATTGTTGTAGGAGAAGAAAATTCAAAGGCATCAATTGTTATAAAATACAAATCACTAGATGCTTCCAAAGGATATCATAACGGTATATGTACAATATATTCAAAGAAAAATAGTCAAGTAAAGTTAACTAAGATTAACTTATTAAATGATAATATAGTTCACATTGATTCAAATGCTTCAGAAGGTAAAGAGGACGGCACAGTTAATTTTATATCTGTAGATCTTGGTGGAGAATATAGCATTTATAATTATCATGGTGATTTATTGGGAGAAAAATCCTCTTCTAATATAAAAGCTATATATCTAGGTAATGGAAATAAAATCATAGATATCAATTATGTTATTACTCATAGAGGAATAGGTAGTAAATCAAATATAGATGTTAAAGGTGCACTTCAAGGTGAAGCTAAGAAAGCTTTTAAAGGTACAATAGACTTTAAACAAGGTGCAGCAAAGAGTGTTGGGGCTGAAGATGAATATTGCATGCTGCTTTCTAAAGATGCCAGAGCTAAAGCGATGCCGATATTATTATGTGAAGAAGATGATGTTTCAGGAGAACATTCAGCATCATCAGGAAAAATAGATGAGAATAAATTATTTTACTTGATGTCTAGGGGATTAAGTTATGATGAAGCAAAGATTGTGATTGTTAGAGCTGCCTTTAACCCAATTATAGATGAGATTGGTGATAGTAATATTATAGAAGAAATTTTAGATACAGTAGACAGGAGATTGAAAAATGAATAA
- the sufB gene encoding Fe-S cluster assembly protein SufB: MENKKKNFIDEMDRGIYDIKNEDSFSFKSKKGLTKEIIETISEEKKEAQWMKDFRLKSLEVYNKSEMPTWGPELDVLDMDNIVTYVRPKSNLVGSWNEVPEDIKKTFDLLGIPEAEKKSLAGVGAQYDSEVVYHSIKEELVKQGVIYTDMETALREHEDIVKEYFMKCVTPNDHKFVALHGAVWSGGSFVYVPKGVNVDIPLQSYFRLNSPGAGQFEHTLIIVDEGAKLHFIEGCSAPKYSVTNLHAGCVELYVKEGATLRYSTIENWSKNMLNLNTKRAIVEKNGTIEWVSGSFGSQISMLYPMSILKGEGARAEFTGVSFAGKGQNLDTGAKVIHAAPNTFSTINSKSISRNGGKATYRGVLKVNDNAYNSKSMVSCESLMLDNKSKSDTIPVIDLLNDEVEIGHEAKIGKISDEAIFYLMTRGISENEAKSMIVRGFVEPISKELPLEYAVEMNNLINIELEGNIG; encoded by the coding sequence ATGGAGAATAAGAAAAAAAATTTTATAGATGAAATGGACAGAGGAATATATGATATTAAAAACGAAGATAGTTTCAGTTTTAAATCAAAAAAAGGTTTAACCAAGGAAATAATAGAAACTATTTCAGAAGAAAAAAAAGAAGCACAATGGATGAAGGATTTTAGATTAAAATCTTTAGAAGTATATAATAAATCGGAAATGCCAACCTGGGGACCAGAATTAGATGTTTTAGACATGGACAATATTGTAACATATGTTCGTCCTAAAAGTAACTTAGTTGGTTCTTGGAATGAAGTGCCTGAAGACATAAAAAAGACCTTTGATCTCTTAGGGATTCCAGAAGCAGAAAAAAAGTCTCTTGCAGGAGTTGGTGCTCAATATGACTCAGAAGTAGTTTATCACAGTATAAAAGAGGAATTAGTTAAACAAGGCGTTATTTATACTGATATGGAAACTGCTCTAAGGGAACATGAAGATATAGTTAAAGAGTATTTTATGAAATGTGTTACACCAAATGATCATAAATTTGTTGCTCTTCATGGAGCTGTCTGGTCTGGTGGTTCCTTTGTATATGTTCCTAAAGGTGTTAATGTAGATATACCACTTCAATCATATTTCAGGTTAAATTCACCTGGTGCTGGGCAATTTGAACATACTTTGATAATAGTTGACGAAGGAGCAAAGCTTCATTTTATTGAAGGATGTTCAGCTCCAAAATACAGCGTGACCAATTTACATGCAGGCTGCGTTGAACTTTATGTTAAAGAAGGAGCAACTCTTAGATACAGTACTATAGAGAACTGGTCAAAGAATATGCTTAATTTAAATACTAAAAGAGCAATTGTTGAAAAAAATGGAACTATAGAATGGGTATCAGGTTCCTTTGGATCACAAATATCCATGTTATATCCAATGAGCATTTTAAAAGGTGAAGGTGCTAGAGCAGAATTTACTGGAGTGTCCTTTGCAGGAAAAGGGCAAAATTTAGATACAGGAGCTAAGGTAATACATGCAGCACCAAACACTTTCTCTACAATAAACTCAAAGTCAATTTCTAGAAATGGTGGAAAGGCTACTTATAGAGGAGTATTGAAGGTAAATGACAATGCCTACAATTCAAAGTCTATGGTTTCCTGCGAATCTTTAATGCTGGATAATAAATCAAAATCTGATACTATTCCAGTTATAGATTTATTAAATGACGAAGTTGAGATAGGACATGAAGCTAAGATTGGTAAGATAAGTGATGAGGCTATTTTTTATTTGATGACTAGAGGAATAAGTGAAAATGAAGCTAAATCAATGATAGTTAGAGGTTTTGTAGAACCGATATCTAAGGAATTGCCATTAGAATATGCAGTAGAGATGAATAATTTGATCAATATAGAATTAGAAGGAAACATAGGGTAG
- the sufC gene encoding Fe-S cluster assembly ATPase SufC, protein MKENLLKVCDLRIEADDKEILKGLNLEINKGEIHVIMGPNGAGKSTLANGLMNNPRYKRLSGDIEFEGENINDLKTDERAKKGLFLSFQYPEEIPGITVENFLKYAKRASDGNVLKHFKFDLDLKKNMKELKMDESYAGRYLNVGFSGGEKKKNEILQMLTLNPKLAILDESDSGLDVDAIRIVSKGIKMFSSENNGVLIITHNTKILENLEPNFVHVLVDGRIVKTGDGSLAKEIEEKGYESFKESLAI, encoded by the coding sequence ATGAAAGAAAATCTATTAAAAGTGTGTGATTTAAGAATAGAAGCAGATGACAAAGAAATATTAAAAGGACTAAATCTTGAAATTAATAAAGGTGAAATTCATGTGATAATGGGACCTAATGGAGCTGGGAAATCAACTCTCGCAAATGGTTTAATGAATAATCCAAGGTACAAGAGGCTAAGTGGAGACATAGAATTTGAAGGTGAAAATATTAATGATTTAAAGACAGATGAAAGAGCTAAAAAGGGATTATTTTTATCTTTTCAATATCCTGAAGAGATTCCAGGAATAACCGTAGAAAATTTTTTGAAGTATGCAAAAAGAGCATCTGATGGAAATGTATTAAAACATTTTAAATTTGATTTAGATCTAAAGAAGAATATGAAAGAGTTAAAGATGGATGAAAGCTACGCAGGTAGATATTTAAATGTAGGTTTTTCTGGTGGTGAGAAGAAGAAAAATGAAATACTACAAATGCTTACTTTGAATCCTAAATTAGCCATATTAGATGAATCTGACTCAGGATTAGATGTTGATGCAATAAGGATTGTTTCAAAGGGAATAAAGATGTTCTCTAGTGAGAATAATGGAGTCTTAATCATAACTCACAACACAAAAATTTTAGAAAATTTAGAACCAAATTTTGTTCACGTGTTAGTTGATGGAAGAATAGTTAAAACTGGAGATGGCAGTTTAGCTAAGGAAATTGAAGAAAAAGGATATGAATCTTTTAAAGAAAGTCTAGCAATATAA
- a CDS encoding Rrf2 family transcriptional regulator has product MNLSKFSDYGFRILIYLAKNQDRLCTVEELACNLEISEHHLKKIVHRLGKTEYVISTKGRNGGLKLGMDPKDINLGKILVITEDSLNISECFSSAKHTCTPDSKCKLKSILNSAINSFIGEVGEHTLQDIL; this is encoded by the coding sequence ATGAACTTATCTAAATTTTCAGATTATGGTTTTAGAATTTTAATCTATCTAGCTAAAAATCAAGATAGATTGTGTACAGTTGAAGAATTAGCATGTAATCTTGAAATATCGGAACACCACTTAAAAAAAATTGTTCATAGATTAGGTAAAACGGAATATGTGATATCCACCAAAGGAAGAAATGGTGGTCTTAAACTTGGCATGGATCCAAAAGATATTAATCTAGGTAAAATTTTAGTTATAACTGAAGATAGTTTAAATATATCGGAATGTTTTTCTAGTGCAAAACATACTTGCACCCCTGATTCAAAATGCAAATTGAAATCTATTTTAAACTCTGCGATAAATTCTTTTATTGGTGAGGTTGGTGAACACACCTTACAAGACATTCTCTAA